From Zingiber officinale cultivar Zhangliang chromosome 5B, Zo_v1.1, whole genome shotgun sequence, the proteins below share one genomic window:
- the LOC121985584 gene encoding patatin-like protein 2, producing the protein MASSSTAVGSTSNNPPPSCGKRITILCIDGGGVRGLIPAKIIEFLEKQLQDLDGGEARIADYFDVISGTSTGGLIATMLAAPGENNKPLFAAKDIADFYLQNSDKIFPQHRAGFLNPALNQLDAFTGPRYDGKFLHSKIRELLGDKKLSQTLTNVVIPTFDIKLLQPIFFSSFETQDIPLKNALLSDICIGTSAAPTYLPGHYFETRDGQGNTRSFNLIDGGVAANNPTLVAMNQVTKQILKSNKDFESYKPVDYSHFLVISIGTGSAKQEERYSAQESARWGLLGWLNNRGKTPIVDIFTQASSDMVDIHASVVFQALESEGQYLRIQDDTLTDVAASVDNSTKENLNNLVRIGENLLEKPVSRVNLETGKSEPVVDGKGGTMSNKERLVQFAQKLSNERKHRHENLASSA; encoded by the exons ATGGCAAGTAGTTCGACTGCAGTCGGCTCTACCTCAAATAACCCTCCGCCGTCTTGTGGGAAGAGGATCACCATTCTCTGCATCGACGGCGGCGGGGTTCGCGGCCTCATCCCAGCGAAGATCATCGAGTTTCTTGAAAAGCAACTTCAA GATCTTGATGGAGGAGAAGCGAGAATAGCCGACTATTTCGACGTGATCTCCGGCACGAGCACTGGCGGGCTCATCGCCACCATGCTCGCAGCTCCCGGCGAGAACAACAAGCCACTCTTTGCCGCCAAGGATATCGCTGACTTCTACTTGCAAAACTCTGACAAGATTTTTCCACAGCACAG GGCCGGGTTCCTCAATCCAGCATTAAACCAGCTGGATGCGTTCACCGGACCGAGATACGACGGCAAGTTTCTTCACTCCAAGATTCGAGAACTCTTAGGCGACAAAAAACTAAGTCAAACGTTGACCAACGTCGTCATCCCTACCTTTGACATCAAACTTCTGCAGCCCATCTTCTTCTCATCTTTTGAG ACACAGGATATTCCTCTAAAGAATGCTCTTTTATCGGACATCTGCATCGGCACCTCCGCCGCCCCCACATACCTCCCCGGCCATTACTTTGAGACCCGGGACGGTCAAGGCAACACGAGGAGCTTCAACCTAATCGACGGCGGCGTAGCGGCAAATAACCCC ACTTTAGTCGCGATGAACCAAGTGACAAAGCAAATTCTGAAGTCGAACAAGGATTTCGAGTCGTATAAACCGGTGGACTACAGTCATTTTCTGGTGATCTCGATCGGGACTGGATCAGCTAAGCAGGAGGAGAGGTATAGTGCCCAGGAGAGCGCTCGATGGGGCTTGCTTGGGTGGCTGAACAACAGAGGGAAGACTCCCATCGTCGACATTTTCACTCAGGCGAGCTCAGACATGGTGGATATCCATGCGTCAGTCGTTTTCCAGGCACTGGAAAGTGAAGGGCAATACCTTCGCATACAG GATGATACTTTGACTGACGTTGCGGCTTCGGTGGATAATTCAACGAAGGAGAATTTGAACAATTTAGTTCGGATTGGGGAGAATCTGCTGGAGAAGCCGGTGTCGCGGGTGAACTTGGAGACTGGGAAATCGGAGCCGGTGGTGGATGGAAAGGGAGGAACGATGTCGAACAAGGAACGGCTTGTGCAATTTGCCCAGAAGTTGTCAAATGAAAGGAAGCATAGGCATGAAAACTTGGCTTCGTCTGCGTGA
- the LOC121985585 gene encoding patatin-like protein 2: protein MAGSSTAAASTLNNPPPSCGKRITILSIDGGGIRGLIPARIIEFLEKQLQELDGGEARIAHYFDVISGTSTGGLIATMLAAPGENNKPLFAAEDIVDFYLQNSDKIFPQHRSGCLNPALKLLDAFTGPRYDGKFLQSKIQELLGDKKLSQTLTNVVIPTFDIKLLQPVFFSTFETQDIPLKNALLSDICIGTSAAPTYLPGHYFETRDDQGNTRSFNLIDGGVAANNPTLVAMNQVTKQILKSNKDFESYKPVDYSHFLVISIGTGEPKQEERYSAQESARWGLLGWLYNRGKTPLVDIFTQASSDMVDIHASVVFQALECEGYYLRIQDDTLTDVAASVDNSTKENLNNLVRIGENLLEKPVSRVNLETGQSEPVVDGKGGTMSNKERLVQFAKKLSNERKRRHEKLASSG, encoded by the exons ATGGCAGGCAGTTCGACTGCAGCCGCCTCTACCTTAAATAACCCTCCGCCCTCTTGTGGGAAGAGGATCACCATTCTCAGCATCGACGGCGGCGGGATTCGTGGCCTCATCCCTGCGAGGATCATCGAGTTTCTTGAAAAGCAACTTCAA GAGCTTGATGGAGGAGAAGCGAGAATAGCCCACTATTTCGACGTGATATCTGGCACAAGCACCGGCGGGCTCATCGCCACCATGCTCGCAGCTCCCGGCGAGAACAACAAGCCACTCTTTGCCGCTGAGGATATCGTTGACTTCTACTTGCAAAACTCTGACAAGATTTTTCCACAGCACAG GTCCGGATGCCTCAATCCAGCATTAAAGCTGCTGGATGCGTTCACTGGACCAAGATACGACGGCAAGTTTCTTCAATCCAAGATTCAAGAACTCTTAGGCGACAAAAAACTAAGTCAAACGTTGACCAACGTTGTCATCCCTACGTTTGACATCAAACTTCTGCAGCCCGTCTTCTTCTCAACTTTTGAG ACACAGGATATTCCTCTAAAGAATGCTCTTTTATCGGACATCTGCATCGGCACCTCCGCCGCCCCCACATACCTCCCCGGCCATTACTTTGAGACCCGGGACGATCAAGGCAACACCAGGAGCTTCAACCTCATCGATGGCGGCGTAGCAGCAAATAATCCC ACTTTAGTCGCGATGAACCAAGTGACGAAGCAAATTCTGAAATCGAACAAGGATTTCGAGTCGTATAAACCGGTGGACTACAGTCATTTTCTGGTGATCTCGATCGGGACCGGAGAACCTAAGCAGGAGGAGAGGTATAGTGCCCAAGAGAGCGCTCGATGGGGCTTGCTTGGGTGGTTGTACAACAGAGGGAAGACGCCCCTCGTCGACATTTTCACGCAGGCGAGCTCGGACATGGTGGATATCCATGCATCAGTCGTTTTCCAGGCACTGGAATGTGAGGGCTACTACCTTCGCATACAG GATGATACTTTGACTGACGTTGCGGCTTCGGTGGATAATTCAACGAAGGAGAACTTGAACAATTTAGTTCGGATTGGGGAGAATCTTCTGGAGAAGCCGGTGTCGCGGGTGAACTTGGAGACTGGGCAATCGGAGCCGGTGGTGGATGGAAAGGGAGGAACGATGTCGAACAAGGAACGGCTTGTTCAATTTGCCAAGAAGTTGTCAAACGAAAGGAAGCGTAGGCATGAAAAATTGGCTTCGTCTGGGTGA